The proteins below come from a single Papaver somniferum cultivar HN1 chromosome 11, ASM357369v1, whole genome shotgun sequence genomic window:
- the LOC113324150 gene encoding uncharacterized protein LOC113324150 codes for MILPPFKMFERKARQSEKWNLNMSMQDQVGISMSRNAVVATGLVVFSAAGLAFPFYMATSRRDNGMPVIDSSKPLPPQATFRGPYVNTGSRDVGPDDRTYSKK; via the exons ATGATTCTTCCTCCATTTAAAATGTTTGAAAGGAAAGCTAGACAAAGTGAGAAATGGAATTTGAACATGTCGATGCAGGACCAG GTTGGCATCTCAATGTCGCGAAACGCTGTCGTTGCTACGGGTTTAGTTGTATTTTCGGCTGCTGGATTAGCATTTCCTTTCTACATGGC GACATCACGGAGGGACAACGGAATGCCTGTAATTGACTCGTCAAAACCATTGCCGCCTCAGGCCACTTTTCGAGGACCTTATGTTAATACTGGTTCTCGCGATGTTGGACCTGACGACAGGACTTACTCGAAGAAGTAA
- the LOC113320880 gene encoding alpha-soluble NSF attachment protein 2-like, with amino-acid sequence MEDQTAKGEDFLNKAEKKINGWALFSSKYEDAADLYEKSANSFKIAKAWDRAAEVYIKLAGCHLKLDSKHEAASAYVDAANAYKKISPKDAVSCLEQAVSQFMEIGRFNMAARYCKEIGELSEAQQNVDQAIAYFERAADLFQSEEVNTSANQCKLKVAEFAAQQEQYPKAIEIYEEIARQSLNNNLLKYSVKGYLLNAGLCQLCKDDVVAITNALEKYQDLDPTFTGTRECKLLTDLAAAMDEEDIGKFTDAVKEFDSMTRLDAWKTTMLLRAKEALKAKEDGPDPDLT; translated from the exons ATGGAGGATCAAACTGCAAAAGGAGAAGATTTCTTGAATAAagctgaaaaaaaaattaatggctGGGCTTTATTCTCTTCTAAATATGAAGATGCTGCTGATTTGTATGAAAAATCTGCCAATTCTTTCAAAATCGCCAAAGCAT GGGATAGAGCTGCAGAAGTATACATCAAATTGGCTGGTTGTCATCTGAAG TTGGATAGCAAACATGAAGCTGCTTCAGCATATGTTGATGCTGCAAATGCATACAAAAAGATTTCTCCAAAAG ATGCGGTATCATGCTTGGAGCAGGCAGTGAGTCAATTCATGGAAATTGGAAGGTTTAACATGGCTGCTAGGTATTGCAAG GAAATTGGAGAGTTAAGTGAGGCTCAACAAAACGTAGACCAAGCTATTGCTTACTTTGAACGTGCAGCTGATCTTTTCCAAAGCGAAGAAGTGAACACTTCAGCAAACCAGTGCAAGCTGAAAGTTGCAGAATTTGCTGCCCAACAGGAACA GtatccaaaggcaattgagataTACGAAGAGATAGCAAGACAGTCTCTCAACAATAACCTTCTGAAGTACAGTGTCAAAGGATACCTACTCAACGCTGGCCTTTgccaactttgtaaagacgatgTTGTTGCTATTACCAATGCACTGGAGAAATATCAG GATCTCGATCCGACTTTTACAGGAACTCGGGAGTGCAAGCTTTTAACT GATTTGGCTGCCGCAATGGATGAGGAAGATATTGGAAAATTTACTGATGCAGTGAAAGAATTTGATAGCATGACCCGACTG GATGCATGGAAAACCACAATGTTGCTGAGAGCAAAGGAAGCACTGAAGGCAAAAGAAGACGGGCCTGATCCTGATCTCACCTAA
- the LOC113320879 gene encoding uncharacterized protein LOC113320879 gives MLKSIIRLAVSAKNQSNLKNALIPATINIQSSNYASKTPKKKSVNPKQAQKSKKKNEINTKSDDNFVSDEATISVEEESRSRHLAEDVNNKALDVGPNGRPLFTKTQTLSQLDRKDVCSYMSFDMEALNATLPEGLPTGMAKEFEESKRTALLIRQSFLDLRDNYRRIVDPPLQSSSDRKPRKQILLDGPVSSGKSIALAMLIHWAREEGWLVFYVPEGKTWTHGGFFYKNEQTDLWDTPLQATNILQDFLKYNESRLQQLPCHIFDAIPLGEGAGVGKRRGVDSMAIPEGSTLYDLIQTGISHTHSSVGVLVRLREELSLVKDVPVLFAIDQYNSWYTFSEFEEAVTARSTNPIHANKIATVSVYRPMTHNDMMVGAFSNSTAVGKLRRDLPNVPTDARVDFPRYGLDEAATVCHYYLRQRLIMREAFSEEKWKKIYYLANGNGSEMRWLAPLIR, from the exons ATGCTCAAATCCATCATTAGATTGGCAGTATCCGCAAAAAATCAATCAAACCTAAAAAATGCCCTAATCCCTGCAACTATCAATATCCAATCATCAAATTATGCATCAAAAACTCCCAAAAAGAAATCAGTAAACCCAAAACAAGCTcagaaatcaaaaaagaaaaatgaaatcaatACTAAATCCGATGACAATTTCGTTTCAGACGAAGCAACTATTTCCGTTGAAGAAGAATCACGTTCTCGTCATCTTGCTGAAGATGTTAATAATAAGGCACTTGATGTTGGCCCTAATGGTCGTCCTTTGTTTACAAAAACTCAAACTCTTTCTCAACTCGATAGAAAAGATGTTTGTTCTTACATGTCCTTTGA TATGGAAGCATTGAATGCAACTTTACCAGAAGGATTACCAACAGGAATGGCAAAGGAGTTTGAAGAATCCAAAAGGACTGCATTGCTAATTCGGCAGAGTTTCTTGGATCTTCGTGACAATTACAGGCGCATTGTTGATCCTCCCTTGCAATCATCTAGTG ATAGGAAACCCCGGAAGCAGATTTTACTGGATGGTCCAGTTAGTTCAGGGAAAAGTATTGCTCTTGCTATGCTGATCCACTGGGCTCGTGAGGAAGGTTGGTTGGTGTTTTATGTCCCGGAAGGTAAAACATGGACTCATGGAGGATTCTTTTATAAGAATGAACAAACTGATCTTTGGGATACTCCTTTGCAAGCTACAAATATTCTCCAG GATTTCCTTAAATACAATGAATCTCGCTTGCAACAATTACCTTGTCATATATTTGATGCTATTCCATTGGGAGAGGGTGCTGGTGTTGGAAAAAGGAGAGGGGTTGATTCAATGGCGATACCTGAAGGTTCCACTCTGTACGACTTGATTCAAACAGGAATTTCTCATACACATTCTTCTGTTGGAGTTTTAGTACGTCTGCGGGAAGAATTATCACTTGTTAAGGATGTTCCTGTGCTTTTTGCAATTGATCAA TATAATAGCTGGTACACATTCAGCGAGTTTGAAGAAGCAGTGACAGCTCGGTCAACGAATCCAATTCACGCTAACAAAATTGCAACG GTGAGTGTATATCGGCCCATGACGCACAATGACATGATGGTGGGGGCTTTTTCCAATTCAACAGCAGTTGGTAAGTTACGAAGGGACCTGCCGAATGTACCAACAGATGCTCGTGTAGACTTTCCTCGTTATGGCTTAGACGAAGCTGCAACGGTTTGCCATTACTATCTCAG GCAAAGACTGATCATGCGTGAGGCATTCTCGGAAGAAAAATGGAAGAAGATTTACTACTTGGCTAATGGAAATGGTTCAGAGATGAGATGGTTAGCTCCCCTTATTAGATAA